GCCGACGCGCACGAGCGGCTGCGGGCCGGCGCCACGCTGGTCCAGGCGTACACCGCGTTCATCTACGGCGGGCCGTTCTGGCCGGCCCGCGTGCAGCGTGAGCTGGCGCGACTGCTGAACGAGAACTGAGGAGGAGTCATGGCATCGTTCGGGCGGCGGCTGCACGCCGCGATGGCCGCCCGCGGGCAGTTCTGCGCGGGCATCGACCCGCACCCCGGCCTGCTCACCGCCTGGGGCCTCGACGACGACGCCGCCGGGCTGGAGCGGTTCGCCCGCACGGCCGTCGAGGCGCTGGGCGAGACGGTCGCGCTGCTCAAGCCGCAGTCGGCGTTCTTCGAGCGGCACGGGTCGCGCGGCGTGGCCGTGCTGGAACGGGTCATCGCCGACGCGAAGGCGGCCGGCGCGCTGGTGCTGCTGGACGTCAAGCGCGGCGACATCGGCTCGACCATGCAGGCCTACGCCGACGCCTACTGCGACCCCGCGTCGCCGCTGTGCGCCGACGCCGTCACCGTGTCGCCGTACCTGGGCTTCGAGTCGCTGCGCCCGGTGCTCGACACCGCGGCGGTACACGGCAACGGCGTGTTCGTGCTGGCCCTGACGTCGAACCCGGAGGGCCCGGAGGTCCAGCACGCGACGACCGCCGGCGGGCGCACCGTCGCCGGGACGATGCTGGCGCACGTCCGCGCCGCCAACGCCGCCGCGCTGGCCGCCGGCGACCCGCTGGGCAGCGTCGGCGTCGTCGTCGGCGCCACCACGGGGGCCACGGGCGAGGACCTCGCCGTCGGCGGGCCGCTGCTGGCGCCCGGCATCGGGGCCCAGGGCGGCACCGTCGAGGACCTCGCGACGGTGTTCGGCGCGGCGCTGCCGCAGGTCGTTCCGGCGGCGTCGAGGGAGGTCCTGGGCGCCGGCCCGGCCCTCGACGCGCTCCGCGCGGCGGCGGTCCGCACCATCGAGGACGTCCGTGACCTGCTGTTTCGTGCCTCTATCCAGGCCTGACCGGCGCAAATCCGCGGACTTCCAGCGCGACACGCGGGGGACCTCGTACCGTGGATTCGTCCGGACAGGTACGGTGGATTACGTTGCTGACCTGGTGGTTCACTCGCTAGGTTCCTGAAACAAGGTTGCCGGAAGCGGTGGCCGGACCCACATCCACACAACGACACAACAGAGGTGACCCGCTCGTGGCGCTCCCTAACCTGACTCCCGAACAGCGCGCGGCCGCTCTCGAGAAGGCTGCCGAAGCTCGCCGGGAGCGTGCGGAGGTCAAGAACCGCCTGAAGAACGCCGGAGCCCGTCTCGGCGACGTGCTCAAGGAAGGCGAGAAGAATGAGGTCATCGGCAAGATGAAGGTTTCCGCCCTCCTCGAGTCGATGCCCGGCGTCGGTAAGGTCCGCGCCAAGCAGATCATGGAGGAGATCGGCATCGCCGAGACCCGTCGCGTGCGTGGCCTGGGCGCGAACCAGTCGGCGGCGCTGATCGAGCGTTTCGGCGGTTGAGCCTGCACACGTCCCATCCGCGGTCGGCCCCGCGGGTCATCGTCCTGTCGGGGCCGACGGCGGTCGGAAAGACGACCGTCGTCAAGAAACTGCGTGCCGCCCATCCGGAGTTGTGGATCTCGGTGTCCACGACCACCCGGCCGGCGCGGCCGCGCGAGATCGACGGTGAGCACTACCACTTCGTCGACGACTCCACGTTCGACAAGATGATCGAGCAGGGCGAGTTCCTCGAGTGGGCCGTCGTGCACAAGCGGGCCAAGTACGGCACCCCGCGTGGCCCGATGGAACGTGCGCTGGCCAACGGCGACTCCGTGCTGCTCGAGATCGACCTGCAGGGCGCGCGCCAGGTCAGGGAGACCATTCCCGACGCGCTGTTCGTGTTCCTCGCGCCGCCGAGCTGGGACGAACTGGTCCGCCGGCTCGTCGGCCGCGGCACCGAGACCGAGGCCGAGCGAGAGCGCCGGCTGGCCACCGCGCGCGAGGAGCTGGCCGCCGAGGCCGAGTTCGACGTCACCCTGGTGAACACCGACGTCGAGACGGTTTGCGAAGAGTTGGTAGCCTTGATGCGTACACCCCACTTGACAAGCCCGGAGGCATGAACGTGGCCGGAACCCAAGGCGTAGCCGAGGGCATCACCTTCCCACCCATCGACGACCTGCTGGCCAAGACCGACTCCAAGTACGGGCTGGTCATCTACGCGGCGAAGCGGGCGCGGCAGATCAACGCCTACTACTCGCAGCTGGGCGAGGGCCTGCTCGAGTACGTCGGGCCGCTGGTGGAGACGCACGTGCAGGAGAAGCCGCTTTCGATCGCGCTGCGCGAGATCGACGCGGGCCTGCTCACGGCCGAGCACATCGACCCCAACGACATCGACGCCGAGCTGCCGGCCACGCCGCCGGCGCAGGCGGCCGACACAGCCGAGCAGAGCTGACGGCCGGTCGCGGCTGATGGCCGAGATCGTCCTCGGCGTCGGTGGCGGCATCGCCGCCTACAAGGTCGCCGACCTGCTGCGCCGTCTCACCGAGTCCGGTCACGGCGTCACCGTCGTACCCACCAGGTCGGCCCTCCGCTTCGTCGGAGAGCCGACCTGGGCCGCGTTGTCGGGCCGTCCGGTGCGCACCGACGTGTTCGAGGACGTGCACGAGGTCCCGCACGTGCGCATCGGCCGGCACGCCGACCTCGTCGTGGTCGCTCCGGCCACGGCCGACCTCATGGCGAAGGCCGCGGCCGGGCTGGCCGACGACCTGCTGACGTCGACGCTGCTCACGGCGCGCGGGCCGGTGGTGTTCGTGCCGGCCATGCACACCGAGATGTGGGAGCACCCGGCCACCGTCGCCAACGTCGAGACGCTGCGCCGGCGCGGCGCGCTGGTGGTCGAGCCGGCCGTCGGGCGGCTCACCGGCGCCGACACCGGCAAGGGCCGGCTGCCCGAGCCCGCCGACATCTTCGCGTACGTGTCCGACGTGCTCACTCGCGGCGCCGAGGCCGACGCCGGTCCCGACCTCGCCGGCCGGCACGTGGTCGTCTCCGCCGGCGGCACCCGCGAGCACCTCGACCCCGTCCGGTTCCTCGGCAACCGCTCGTCCGGCCGGCAGGGTTACGCGCTGGCCCGGGCCGCGGCGGCCCGCGGCGCGCGGGTTACGCTCGTGGCGGCGAACGTCGCCCTGCCCGACCCCGCCGGCGTCGACCTCGTCCGGGTCGGCTCGGCGGCGCAGCTGTACGACGCCATGGTCGAGGCCGCGGCCGGCGCCGACGCCGTCGTCATGGCCGCCGCGGTCGCCGACTTCCGGCCCGCCGCCTACGCCGACACCAAGATCAAGAAGACGGCCGACGGCTCGTCGCCGGTGATCGAGCTGGAACGCACGACGGACATCCTGGCGTACCTCGCCACGCACCGTCCCGACCCGAAGCAGGTCGTCGTCGGGTTCGCCGCCGAGACCGGCGACGCGTCCGGCAGCGTGCTCGACCACGGCCGGGCGAAACTCGCCTCCAAGGGCTGCGACCTGCTGGTGGTGAACGAGGTGGGCGCCGACCGCGGGTTCGAGTCCGAGGACAACGCCGCGGTCGTGCTGGGCGCCGACGGCAGCTCCGTCACCGTCGAGAGCGGCCCGAAGTCGGCCCTCGCGCACGTTGTCTGGGACCTCGTCCGGGCCCGCCTCTGAACCACCATCTCAGGATGCAGACGAAAACTGTCCACTGAGTGGACTCCCGCGCGCGGGCGCGGAGACATTACCCTACAGTTGGGCTGCTCGGACGGTAGTCCGCGTCAAGAGGGGGCTTGCGTTGTCTCTACGTCTGTTCACATCCGAATCCGTCACCGAAGGTCATCCAGACAAGATCTGCGACCAGATCAGTGACGCCGTGCTCGACGCCCTGCTGAAGGACGACCCGAACAGCCGCGTCGCGGTCGAGTCGATGGTCACCACCGGGCTGGTCCACGTGGCCGGCGAGGTGACCACCCAGGGCTACGCCGACATCCCGGGCATCGTGCGCGACACCATCCTGGGCATCGGCTACGACTCGTCGACCAAGGGCTTCGACGGCTACTCGTGCGGCGTGTCGGTCTCCATCGGCTCGCAGTCGCAGGACATCGCGCAGGGTGTGGACTCCGCGTACGAGCATCGCGTCGAGGGCGACCTCGACCCGCTGGACCTGCAGGGGGCGGGCGACCAGGGGCTGATGTTCGGCTACGCGAGCGACGAGACGCCCGAGCTGATGCCGCTGCCGATCATCGTCGCGCACCGGCTCGCCCAGCGGCTGGCCGAGGTGCGCCGGTCCGGCGCCGTGCCGTACCTGCGTCCCGACGGCAAGACCCAGGTCACCATCGAGTACGACGGCGACCGCCCGGTCCGCCTCGACACCGTCGTCGTGTCGACGCAGCACGCCGCCAACATCGACCTCCAGCAGCTGCTCACGCCCGACATCGCGAACCAGGTCGTCAAGCCGGTGCTCGAGGCGTTCGAGCTCGACGAGCACGACTTCCGGCTGCTGGTGAACCCGACCGGCCGGTTCGAGATCGGCGGCCCCATGGGCGACGCCGGGCTCACCGGGCGGAAGATCATCATCGACACCTACGGCGGCATGGCCCGCCACGGCGGCGGCGCGTTCAGCGGCAAGGACCCGTCGAAGGTCGACCGCTCCGGCGCCTACGCCATGCGGTGGGTGGCGAAGAACGTCGTCGCGGCCGGGCTGGCCCGCCGCTGCGAGGTGCAGGTCGCCTACGCCATCGGCAAGGCCGAGCCGGTCGGGCTGTTCCTCGAGAGCTTCGGCACCGAGACCGTCCCGGTCGAGCGCATCGAGAAGGCCGTCAGCGAGGTCTTCGACCTGCGGCCGGCGGCCATCATCCGCGACCTCGACCTCAAGCGGCCCATCTACGCGCAGACGGCGGCCTACGGGCACTTCGGGCGCGAGTTGCCCGACTTCACCTGGGAGCGCACGGATCGGGTCGATGCCCTAAGGGCGGCGGCCGGCTGATCGTCCGCACGGCCGAGGCGAAGATCGTCCCCGAGGCCCAGCGGCAGGCGGGACGGCGTCCGTAGCGTGATGGCATGCGCCGTCCACTGCCGATCGCCGTCCTGTCCGCCGCCACGCTGCTCTGCGCCGCCGCCGTCCCGGCGGGCGCCACCGACCACGGGCTCGACGTGCCCGCGCTCGAGCGCGCCCTCGCCGAGGTCCACGAGGCCGGCGCGCCGGGCGCCGTCGTCGAGGTCCGCGACGGCGACGAGGTCTGGTCCGCCGCAGCCGGCGACCGCGACCCCACCGACCACCGCCCCGAACCGGTCGAGCCCACCGACCTCGTCCGCATCGGCAGCGTCACCAAGAGCATGCTCACCACCGTCGTGCTGCAGCTGGTCGACGAGGGACGGCTGGGCCTCGACGACCCCGTCGCCGAGCACCTGCCGGACGTGCTGCCGTACGACGAGCCGATCACGGTGCGCCAGTTGCTCAGCCACACCGGCGGCGTCCCCGACTTCTTCCTCGACCTGTTCCCGTCGCTGGCCGAGGGCTCGCCGGCCGACGTCGAGAGCGGGCGGCTGCGGGTCGTCCGCCCCGAGCGGCTCGTCGACATCGCGACGTCGCGGCCCCTCGACTTCGTCCCGGGCGACTCCATGAGCTACTCGAACACCGGCTTCATCGTCGTCGGGCTGCTGGTCGAGCAGCTCACAGGCAACCCCGTCGAGGACGAGCTGAAGCGGCGGGTGTTCGAGCCGGCCGGGCTGGCCGACACGTCGATGCCGCGGGTCAGCCCGGTGATCCGGGGCGAGCACCCGCACGCGTTCCTCGCCACCCCCGACCCGGACCGGCCGCTGCTCGACACCACCCGCATCTCGCCGACGCTGCTCTGGTCGGCCGGCGCGGTCATCTCGACGACCGCCGACGTGAACACGTTCTTCCGGGCCATGTTCGACGGCACGCTGCTGCCCGCCGACCTGCTGGCGCAGGCGCTGACCCTGACGCCGCAGTCCGAGGGCTCCTACGGGCTCGGCATCCAGGCGATGCCCGCCCAGTGCGCGCCGGTCGAGGGCGGCGTCGCCTACGGCCACACCGGCAGCACGCTGGGCTTCGTCACGTACGCGTTCTCCTCGCCCGACGGCGAGCGGCAGGTCAGCGTGGCGATCACCGTCGAGGACCTGATCGCGCGCAACGACGAGCTGTCGGCCGCGGTGGACGTGCTGATCGGCGCCGGGCTGTGCGCTCAGGTGGGAGTCGTGGAGAAACTGGACCGCGTCCTCGGGTAGAAACGGTCTGTGAGCGCATCCGAGCCGGCCGAGCCCGATCAGCTGGCGCTGGTCGCCGCGCCCGGCCGGCGCCGGTTCCGCACGCGCGAGCCCGAGCCGGTCGCCGACGAGCGGCCGGTGGCGTCGGTGCTGGTCGACGTCGGGCTGCCGCACCTGGACCGGCCGTTCGACTACCTCGTGCCCGCGTCGATGGACGACGACGCGGTGGTGGGC
This Jiangella alba DNA region includes the following protein-coding sequences:
- the pyrF gene encoding orotidine-5'-phosphate decarboxylase translates to MASFGRRLHAAMAARGQFCAGIDPHPGLLTAWGLDDDAAGLERFARTAVEALGETVALLKPQSAFFERHGSRGVAVLERVIADAKAAGALVLLDVKRGDIGSTMQAYADAYCDPASPLCADAVTVSPYLGFESLRPVLDTAAVHGNGVFVLALTSNPEGPEVQHATTAGGRTVAGTMLAHVRAANAAALAAGDPLGSVGVVVGATTGATGEDLAVGGPLLAPGIGAQGGTVEDLATVFGAALPQVVPAASREVLGAGPALDALRAAAVRTIEDVRDLLFRASIQA
- the mihF gene encoding integration host factor, actinobacterial type yields the protein MALPNLTPEQRAAALEKAAEARRERAEVKNRLKNAGARLGDVLKEGEKNEVIGKMKVSALLESMPGVGKVRAKQIMEEIGIAETRRVRGLGANQSAALIERFGG
- the gmk gene encoding guanylate kinase → MSLHTSHPRSAPRVIVLSGPTAVGKTTVVKKLRAAHPELWISVSTTTRPARPREIDGEHYHFVDDSTFDKMIEQGEFLEWAVVHKRAKYGTPRGPMERALANGDSVLLEIDLQGARQVRETIPDALFVFLAPPSWDELVRRLVGRGTETEAERERRLATAREELAAEAEFDVTLVNTDVETVCEELVALMRTPHLTSPEA
- the rpoZ gene encoding DNA-directed RNA polymerase subunit omega translates to MAGTQGVAEGITFPPIDDLLAKTDSKYGLVIYAAKRARQINAYYSQLGEGLLEYVGPLVETHVQEKPLSIALREIDAGLLTAEHIDPNDIDAELPATPPAQAADTAEQS
- the coaBC gene encoding bifunctional phosphopantothenoylcysteine decarboxylase/phosphopantothenate--cysteine ligase CoaBC, which produces MAEIVLGVGGGIAAYKVADLLRRLTESGHGVTVVPTRSALRFVGEPTWAALSGRPVRTDVFEDVHEVPHVRIGRHADLVVVAPATADLMAKAAAGLADDLLTSTLLTARGPVVFVPAMHTEMWEHPATVANVETLRRRGALVVEPAVGRLTGADTGKGRLPEPADIFAYVSDVLTRGAEADAGPDLAGRHVVVSAGGTREHLDPVRFLGNRSSGRQGYALARAAAARGARVTLVAANVALPDPAGVDLVRVGSAAQLYDAMVEAAAGADAVVMAAAVADFRPAAYADTKIKKTADGSSPVIELERTTDILAYLATHRPDPKQVVVGFAAETGDASGSVLDHGRAKLASKGCDLLVVNEVGADRGFESEDNAAVVLGADGSSVTVESGPKSALAHVVWDLVRARL
- the metK gene encoding methionine adenosyltransferase — translated: MSLRLFTSESVTEGHPDKICDQISDAVLDALLKDDPNSRVAVESMVTTGLVHVAGEVTTQGYADIPGIVRDTILGIGYDSSTKGFDGYSCGVSVSIGSQSQDIAQGVDSAYEHRVEGDLDPLDLQGAGDQGLMFGYASDETPELMPLPIIVAHRLAQRLAEVRRSGAVPYLRPDGKTQVTIEYDGDRPVRLDTVVVSTQHAANIDLQQLLTPDIANQVVKPVLEAFELDEHDFRLLVNPTGRFEIGGPMGDAGLTGRKIIIDTYGGMARHGGGAFSGKDPSKVDRSGAYAMRWVAKNVVAAGLARRCEVQVAYAIGKAEPVGLFLESFGTETVPVERIEKAVSEVFDLRPAAIIRDLDLKRPIYAQTAAYGHFGRELPDFTWERTDRVDALRAAAG
- a CDS encoding serine hydrolase domain-containing protein, producing the protein MRRPLPIAVLSAATLLCAAAVPAGATDHGLDVPALERALAEVHEAGAPGAVVEVRDGDEVWSAAAGDRDPTDHRPEPVEPTDLVRIGSVTKSMLTTVVLQLVDEGRLGLDDPVAEHLPDVLPYDEPITVRQLLSHTGGVPDFFLDLFPSLAEGSPADVESGRLRVVRPERLVDIATSRPLDFVPGDSMSYSNTGFIVVGLLVEQLTGNPVEDELKRRVFEPAGLADTSMPRVSPVIRGEHPHAFLATPDPDRPLLDTTRISPTLLWSAGAVISTTADVNTFFRAMFDGTLLPADLLAQALTLTPQSEGSYGLGIQAMPAQCAPVEGGVAYGHTGSTLGFVTYAFSSPDGERQVSVAITVEDLIARNDELSAAVDVLIGAGLCAQVGVVEKLDRVLG